The genomic DNA GACATTTTTAATCTCTTCACTTTGAGTGATAACATCACTTGTTTTTGTCGAGACATTTTGCATAGAAGAAGTGATTTGTTCTAAAGCTGCTGCTGTTTCTTCTAAAGAATGAGCTTGTGAGTTTGAACTTTGAGTGAGAGCATTTACAGCTTCTTGGAGTTTGCCACTTTCTTCACTTAAAGAGTTGGCAAAGTCAGATGAGGTTTTAAGCATTTTTACGATTTCATCGCCTAAGATATTAGTTGTGATTTCTACATTACCACTTGCATTAGGAATTTTATTTCTAAAGTCTAAATTTCTATATTCTTCAAAGACTTCACGAATGGTATTTAAATTTGAACCTACTCTGTGTTGTAAGACATCAAGTAAGCGATTTAATACATTTTTAAGTTCTATAAGCTGAGGATTTTTAGGGCTAGCTGTGATTCTTGCACTTAGATCACCTTCTTCTACTATATGCACGGTTTGGACTGATTGTTGGACGGCTTCTTGATCTTGAGTTAAACCAATCTGTGTTTTTTGGATACTTTCGTTAATCGCCAAAGCCATTAAACCAAGCTCATCATGTGCCTTTGGAGGAAGAGATTTTGGCATGGTGTTTGTTTTGTGATTGATATAATCAAAAAAACTAAGAAGCTGTTTGGAGATATTGTTTACCCTTGAAACTATTGCTTTTCTTACATAAAAAATCGTAAATACAACTCCTATAGATAAACACACAAGCACCATCAAAATAATCATTCGCCTCAAATCATAAACAGGTGCAAAAATAGACTCTTGCGGGGCAACAACAGCTGAAACCATATATCCTAATTTACCCAAATCAAGAATTTTTATCCCAGCAAAAGTTGTTGTGCCTTGTATATTTTTATAACTTATAAGAGCGTCTTGTTTGTTTTGTATAGCATTGAGCAGGGCAGCTGCGCTTGGATCGGTATTTAATGCGGTAAAGGATTTGCCAATCACATCTTTATTTGGGTGAGCAACGACATTTGCTTGAGAACTTAGTAAAGTGCGATAATCTTGATCAAAAACAGAAAATCGATCAGATAAAACACTTTTAGATAAAGCCTCTTCATCGATAAACATTCCTACTACACCTATAACTTTATGATTTTTATCAAACAAAGGATAATTCACGCCAAAACCAAACCTACTCTCAAAATTTCCTATACTTTGCCAGCTTGGCTCACCCATAGTTTCTTGTCCTGTTTGCAAAGCCTTTTGCACAGAATCAAAATGAGCGATCGCCTCATCAGCTTGCAAAATTTCAACTCCGCCTTTTTTATCGATATTTGTATCAGTCACAAGTATCATAAATTCATTATTT from Campylobacter sp. MIT 12-8780 includes the following:
- a CDS encoding PDC sensor domain-containing protein, with the protein product MKFLNQMSLGTKASACIVAVFAFCMIVMTILLTNSSAKIQEKESQKLIANVAARVSNIIDSYMKEIIAVLKLSQDSIEEMLLEDRNLQEQIKDQIYFAIDATSYATYAYVYLKDTSVLNGEVMDSKYKLPNNEFMILVTDTNIDKKGGVEILQADEAIAHFDSVQKALQTGQETMGEPSWQSIGNFESRFGFGVNYPLFDKNHKVIGVVGMFIDEEALSKSVLSDRFSVFDQDYRTLLSSQANVVAHPNKDVIGKSFTALNTDPSAAALLNAIQNKQDALISYKNIQGTTTFAGIKILDLGKLGYMVSAVVAPQESIFAPVYDLRRMIILMVLVCLSIGVVFTIFYVRKAIVSRVNNISKQLLSFFDYINHKTNTMPKSLPPKAHDELGLMALAINESIQKTQIGLTQDQEAVQQSVQTVHIVEEGDLSARITASPKNPQLIELKNVLNRLLDVLQHRVGSNLNTIREVFEEYRNLDFRNKIPNASGNVEITTNILGDEIVKMLKTSSDFANSLSEESGKLQEAVNALTQSSNSQAHSLEETAAALEQITSSMQNVSTKTSDVITQSEEIKNV